The following are from one region of the Penaeus monodon isolate SGIC_2016 chromosome 19, NSTDA_Pmon_1, whole genome shotgun sequence genome:
- the LOC119585484 gene encoding uncharacterized protein LOC119585484 (The sequence of the model RefSeq protein was modified relative to this genomic sequence to represent the inferred CDS: added 59 bases not found in genome assembly) — protein sequence MIVFTIIIVILIITMNALYQEMERRDALLLNATLSNASLFLANDFDDAWMSGFVNENLTLNHNDTSGSSVPSESVKVRVMIQPDWEVVEGTFEHFKDENFEALLIAVGVPYFVRNMIIGTTPTVQIEHFEKGDDYYYDIEGDYIADEDQAGGDIPEPGYQLVITTSTWMRTAEERVCPGYSFLKTDYDGSPSKNTYKFVGPRVLLHRKEKENMNTDIIRKFDEEGFIMTIFSKEANMIAKRHFKRV from the exons GAATGCTCTCTATCAAGAAATGGAGAGACGCGACGCCCTTCTTCTCAACGCTACGCTCAG CAATGCGTCCCTATTCCTGGCTAATGACTTCGATGACGCTTGGATGAGTGGATTTGTAAACGAAAACTTGACTCTAAACCACAATGACACTTCGGGGTCAAGTGTACCTTCGGAAAGTGTTAAAGTCAGGGTCATGATTCAACCTGACTGGGAAGTCGTGGAAGGGACGTTCGAACACTTTAAGGACGAGAACTTCGAAGCACTTTTAATCGCTGTCG GTGTTCCCTATTTTGTGAGGAACATGATCATCGGAACGACTCCTACAGTGCAGATTGAACACTTTGAGAAAGGAGACGATTACTATTACGATATTGAAGGCGACTACATAGCAG ACGAGGACCAAGCTGGCGGCGACATCCCAGAGCCCGGATATCAGCTGGTCATCACGACGTCGACGTGGATGCGAACAGCTGAGGAGAGGGTTTGTCCTGGATACTCCTTCCTTAAGACGGATTACGATGGGTCTCCTTCCAAG AACACTTATAAGTTCGTGGGTCCGAGAGTTTTATTGcataggaaggagaaggagaacatgAACACGGATATTATTCGCAAATTCGATGAA ACCATATTCAGCAAAGAAGCTAATATGATTGCGAAGAGACACTTCAAGCGCGTTTAG
- the LOC119585483 gene encoding uncharacterized protein LOC119585483 codes for MSFFGGQCFEHDERASFEGVSDPATGSFGHAMDPQQQTYLQVVPLEASAGGWADGAGSPPLYAIIPGEYQVLGIAPVLHCDVPHDLQPQGPNSSLPKGSSSRKKKTPKWYERGPQAEPTDEERRQRALKARAHRQRCKQMEEQMAQDTREVNSHITNLRAEIDRKRLTCMSLERALDVATQHYNVVDYSYLFEDKDDTMIHNS; via the exons ATGTCTTTCTTCGGCGGGCAGTGCTTTGAACACGACGAGAGGGCGTCCTTTGAAGGTGTCAGTGATCCGGCCACTGGCAGTTTCGGACACGCCATGGATCCTCAGCAACAGACCTACTTGCAAGTGGTGCCTCTCGAAGCCAGCGCCGGCGGGTGGGCCGACGGCGCTGGCTCCCCTCCTCTGTACGCCATCATACCCGGAGAGTACCAAGTGCTCGGAATCGCTCCCGTTTTGCACTGCGACGTCCCCCACGACCTTCAGCCCCAAGGCCCAAACTCCTCGCTTCCTAAGGGCTCGTCGTCAAGGAAGAAAAAGACTCCAAAGTGGTACGAACGAGGCCCTCAAGCTGAGCCCACCGACGAGGAGCGGAGGCAACGAGCTCTCAAGGCGAGGGCGCACAGGCAGAGGTGCAAGCAGATGGAGGAACAGATGGCGCAAGACACGAGGGAGGTAAACAGCCACATCACAAATCTTCGCGCAGAAATTGACAGGAAGAGACTCACATGTATGAGTTTGGAGAGAGCACTGGATGTAGCTACCCAGCATTACAACGTCGTCGATTACA gttACCTTTTCGAGGATAAGGATGACACCATGATACATAATAGTTAA